A region of Streptomyces deccanensis DNA encodes the following proteins:
- a CDS encoding dienelactone hydrolase family protein, which produces MRFISEQRLDDGVLEREFTLGEIPGTLWAPEWTPASSAPLPLILMAHNNGLPKADPRLVARARYTAARGYAVATIDAAGCGDRPRSAADERVRAELGRAMRAGEPVDELLESLVGPLVENAVPDWRTTLDALLQLPGIGGPVGYSGGWAALGIRLAAVEPRIAAAGFHAGGYVPRAQREEARQVTVPLLFLLQWDDEGNPRQRALDLFDAFGSKEKTLHANLGGHTGTPWFELEDGCRFFDRHLK; this is translated from the coding sequence GAGCAACGCCTCGACGACGGCGTCCTCGAACGCGAATTCACCCTCGGCGAGATCCCCGGCACCTTGTGGGCGCCCGAATGGACGCCCGCATCCTCCGCACCGCTCCCGCTGATCCTGATGGCCCACAACAACGGCCTGCCCAAGGCGGACCCCCGGCTGGTCGCCCGCGCCCGATACACCGCGGCACGCGGCTACGCGGTGGCCACCATCGACGCCGCCGGATGCGGTGACCGTCCCCGTTCCGCCGCCGACGAGCGGGTCCGCGCCGAGCTGGGGCGGGCGATGCGGGCCGGCGAACCGGTCGACGAGCTTCTCGAGTCCCTCGTCGGCCCCCTGGTCGAGAACGCCGTCCCGGACTGGCGGACCACCCTGGACGCCCTCCTCCAACTGCCCGGCATCGGCGGTCCCGTCGGGTACTCCGGCGGTTGGGCGGCCCTCGGTATCCGGCTGGCGGCGGTCGAGCCGCGCATCGCGGCCGCGGGCTTCCACGCCGGGGGATACGTGCCCCGCGCCCAGCGCGAGGAGGCCCGGCAGGTCACCGTTCCGCTGCTGTTCCTGCTGCAGTGGGACGACGAGGGCAACCCCCGGCAACGGGCCCTGGACCTCTTCGACGCCTTCGGCAGCAAGGAGAAGACCCTGCACGCCAACCTGGGCGGCCACACCGGCACGCCGTGGTTCGAGCTGGAAGACGGCTGCCGCTTCTTCGACCGCCACCTGAAGTGA
- a CDS encoding MFS transporter yields MATQTTTERAREPRHDERRVVSNIVRGSIGNLIEWYDWYAYTAFSVYFASVFFPSGDQTAQLLNTAAVFAVGFLMRPIGGWILGRYADRRGRRAALTLSVTLMAAGSLIVALTPSYGSIGVAAPILLVAARLLQGLSVGGEYSTSATYMSEVASPGRRGYYSSFQYVTLIAGQLTALGLQIVLQQVLSTAQMEAWGWRIAFVVGAAGAVVVLWLRRGMDESESFERAAAEAEAGGGGEDGKRQDGEPARGSLRLLLSYPRQCLTVVGLTMGGTLFFYTYTTYLQKFMVNTSGIAKPTAAWINFFALLVFVLLQPVMGLLSDRVGRRPMLITFGVLGALVVVPSLTLLSRTSDPVYAFLLMVVPLAVSSLYTSISAIVKAELFPTSIRALGVGLPYALTVALFGGTAEYVALWFKNAGHESWYFFYVTACVLISLLVYIRMRETSDGSPLDEEAARP; encoded by the coding sequence ATGGCCACACAGACCACGACCGAGCGGGCGCGCGAGCCGCGCCACGACGAACGCAGGGTCGTCAGCAACATCGTGCGCGGATCGATCGGCAACCTGATCGAGTGGTACGACTGGTACGCGTACACCGCCTTCAGCGTCTACTTCGCCTCCGTCTTCTTCCCCTCCGGCGACCAGACCGCCCAACTGCTGAACACTGCCGCCGTGTTCGCCGTCGGTTTCCTGATGCGGCCGATCGGCGGCTGGATCCTGGGCCGCTACGCCGACCGCCGCGGCCGCCGCGCGGCGCTGACGCTGTCGGTGACGCTCATGGCGGCCGGTTCGCTGATCGTGGCGCTGACCCCGTCGTACGGCTCGATCGGGGTCGCCGCGCCGATCCTCCTGGTGGCCGCGCGGCTGCTCCAGGGACTGTCGGTCGGCGGCGAGTACTCCACCTCGGCCACCTACATGTCCGAGGTGGCCTCGCCCGGCCGCCGCGGCTACTACTCCAGCTTCCAGTACGTCACCCTCATCGCCGGTCAGCTGACGGCGCTCGGCCTGCAGATCGTCCTGCAACAGGTGCTCAGCACCGCGCAGATGGAGGCCTGGGGCTGGCGGATCGCGTTCGTCGTCGGCGCAGCGGGCGCGGTCGTCGTGCTGTGGCTGCGGCGCGGCATGGACGAGTCGGAGAGCTTCGAACGCGCGGCGGCCGAGGCCGAGGCAGGGGGCGGGGGCGAGGACGGGAAGCGGCAGGACGGCGAGCCGGCCCGGGGGAGCCTGCGGCTGCTGCTGTCGTACCCGCGGCAGTGCCTGACCGTCGTCGGGCTGACCATGGGCGGCACGCTGTTCTTCTACACGTACACCACGTACCTGCAGAAGTTCATGGTCAACACCAGCGGCATCGCCAAGCCCACGGCGGCCTGGATCAACTTCTTCGCGCTGCTCGTCTTCGTCCTGCTGCAGCCGGTCATGGGTCTGCTCTCCGACCGGGTGGGACGCCGTCCGATGCTGATCACGTTCGGGGTGCTGGGCGCCCTGGTGGTGGTGCCCTCGCTCACCCTGCTCTCCCGCACCAGCGACCCGGTGTACGCGTTCCTGCTCATGGTCGTACCGCTCGCCGTCAGCTCCCTCTACACCTCGATCAGCGCCATCGTGAAGGCCGAGCTGTTCCCGACCTCGATCCGGGCGCTCGGCGTCGGTCTGCCCTACGCGCTGACCGTGGCCCTGTTCGGCGGGACCGCGGAATACGTCGCCCTCTGGTTCAAGAACGCCGGGCACGAGAGCTGGTACTTCTTCTACGTCACCGCCTGTGTCCTGATCTCGCTGCTCGTCTACATTCGGATGCGCGAGACGTCGGACGGCTCGCCGCTCGACGAGGAAGCCGCCCGCCCGTAG
- a CDS encoding response regulator transcription factor, whose amino-acid sequence MHVLLAEDDDGVAGALAEALYEHGHLPTRVRRGEDVLARHRQADLLLLDLGLPDVDGLEVLRKLRAVSGVPVVVLTARGDERSVVRGLRLGADDYLVKPVRLAELLARIDAVTRRAGPSAAPAPRTVRVDDVEVDLDARRVTVGGAEVRLTTKEFAVLAALAARAGTAVSRQQLMDEVWGDAYLAVSRSLDVHLTQVRAKLGRPDVLTTIRGFGYRFGG is encoded by the coding sequence GTGCACGTACTGCTGGCCGAGGACGACGACGGCGTGGCCGGTGCGCTGGCCGAGGCCCTGTACGAGCACGGTCACCTGCCCACCCGGGTGCGGCGCGGCGAGGACGTCCTCGCCCGCCACCGCCAGGCCGACCTGCTGCTCCTCGACCTGGGCCTGCCCGACGTCGACGGCCTGGAGGTGCTGCGCAAGCTGCGCGCGGTGAGCGGCGTGCCGGTGGTGGTCCTCACCGCCCGGGGCGACGAGCGGTCCGTGGTGCGCGGTCTGCGGCTGGGCGCCGACGACTACCTGGTCAAGCCGGTACGGCTGGCCGAACTGCTGGCCCGCATCGACGCGGTCACCCGCCGCGCCGGGCCGTCCGCCGCCCCGGCGCCGCGCACGGTCCGCGTCGACGACGTCGAGGTCGACCTGGACGCGCGCCGGGTGACGGTCGGCGGCGCCGAGGTGCGGCTGACCACCAAGGAGTTCGCGGTGCTGGCCGCGCTGGCGGCCCGCGCCGGAACGGCCGTCAGCCGCCAGCAGCTGATGGACGAGGTGTGGGGCGACGCCTACCTCGCCGTGTCCCGCTCGCTCGACGTCCACCTCACCCAGGTGCGGGCCAAGCTCGGCCGTCCCGACGTGCTGACCACCATCCGGGGCTTCGGTTACCGGTTCGGCGGCTGA
- a CDS encoding sensor histidine kinase — protein MRTRVLTVVLAFAVLAVAGFAVPLLGVTASQRTQQLVAARTADLDRFAGLAGQAAESGDTGALTAEVTRYTELYGEAVVVVDARRAPVAQTGGMRAADPAVARLVDAALRNQRVSPGGTLRPWSRGTHLLARPVGTGTRVSGAVVLRVSVRAAADDIALRWALVLAGAGLFAVTCVLLARSATRWVVRPLHRLDRAVGALAAGLPAEHARAGGPPELRQLATGFNRMADAVTTALEQQRRLVADTSHQLRNPLAALRLRIDSLQSRLPASATRTYTGVTAELARMEHLLDDLLALANAEHRAGELSVTDAREACCDATAVAAAQAQLWRPVAEQAGVRLEFTAGPSVLMTCAEGELAQVADILLDNAIKYAGRGAHVATRCFTEGPDAVFEVRDDGPGLAPGELTQAGTRFWRSERHRAVRGSGLGLAIAEQLVTGRGGRVECAAVEPHGLRVRVVLPKGGPA, from the coding sequence GTGCGTACCCGGGTACTGACCGTCGTCCTCGCCTTCGCGGTGCTCGCGGTGGCCGGGTTCGCCGTGCCCCTGCTGGGTGTCACCGCGTCCCAGCGCACCCAGCAGCTCGTCGCCGCCCGCACCGCCGACCTCGACCGCTTCGCCGGACTGGCCGGGCAGGCCGCCGAGAGCGGCGACACCGGCGCGCTGACCGCCGAGGTGACCCGCTACACCGAGCTGTACGGCGAGGCGGTCGTGGTCGTCGACGCCCGCCGCGCCCCGGTGGCGCAGACGGGCGGCATGCGCGCCGCCGACCCCGCCGTCGCCCGCCTGGTCGACGCGGCGCTGCGCAACCAGCGCGTCTCGCCGGGGGGCACGCTGCGCCCCTGGTCGCGCGGCACCCATCTGCTCGCCCGCCCGGTGGGCACCGGCACCCGGGTCTCCGGCGCCGTGGTCCTGCGGGTCTCGGTACGGGCCGCCGCGGACGACATCGCCCTGCGCTGGGCGCTGGTCCTGGCGGGCGCGGGCCTGTTCGCGGTGACCTGTGTGCTGCTCGCCCGCTCCGCCACGCGGTGGGTCGTGCGCCCCCTGCACCGTCTGGACCGGGCGGTCGGCGCGCTGGCGGCCGGGCTGCCCGCCGAGCACGCCCGCGCCGGCGGCCCACCCGAACTGCGCCAGCTGGCCACGGGCTTCAACCGCATGGCCGACGCGGTGACCACCGCACTGGAACAGCAGCGCCGCCTGGTGGCCGACACATCCCACCAGCTGCGCAATCCGCTCGCCGCACTGCGCCTGCGCATCGACTCGCTCCAGTCCCGGCTGCCCGCCTCCGCCACCCGCACCTACACCGGCGTCACGGCCGAACTCGCGCGCATGGAGCACCTCCTCGACGACCTGCTCGCCCTCGCGAACGCCGAACACCGCGCCGGCGAACTGTCCGTCACGGACGCGCGGGAGGCCTGCTGCGACGCGACGGCGGTCGCCGCGGCCCAGGCCCAGCTGTGGCGGCCGGTCGCCGAACAGGCCGGAGTGCGGCTGGAGTTCACCGCCGGCCCGTCCGTCCTGATGACCTGCGCGGAGGGCGAGCTGGCGCAGGTGGCCGACATCCTCCTCGACAACGCGATCAAGTACGCCGGGCGCGGTGCCCACGTCGCCACGCGCTGTTTCACCGAGGGTCCCGACGCCGTGTTCGAGGTACGGGACGACGGGCCGGGCCTCGCCCCCGGGGAGCTCACCCAGGCGGGCACCCGCTTCTGGCGCTCGGAACGCCACCGCGCCGTACGCGGCAGCGGCCTCGGCCTGGCGATCGCCGAGCAACTCGTGACCGGCCGCGGCGGCCGCGTCGAGTGCGCGGCCGTCGAGCCGCACGGTCTGCGGGTGCGGGTCGTACTGCCGAAGGGAGGACCGGCATGA
- a CDS encoding TAXI family TRAP transporter solute-binding subunit, whose protein sequence is MNGEGAYGGPGEGAYDGTGPAPRPAVLRPTPRPARRTALRAALGAAACTGLLAGVATADVRHADRGPEGALRIATGEPDGFYTAFGRLLADQVTTVYPRLSCEVVNSEGSVANVRLLQARRAEVALALADIAWAAYGGTAPFARGIPLRAIGRVYENYVQLAVRADATVRGVADLAGRTVSLGAPGSGGAVLGDRLLRAAGLTPGADVEVRHLLMPGAARAMREGAIDALLVAGGVPLPVLSGLESRPGIRLLPLADLLPRLRTGPGRTGSGLEAVAVPAGAYRGTPEVATIGVANLLLCRPDLPVPVAAALTRVLVRRATRLVPTTALGTQFLDVRSLISTGVVPLHPGAVAAYRELHG, encoded by the coding sequence ATGAACGGGGAGGGTGCGTACGGCGGGCCCGGCGAAGGCGCGTACGACGGGACCGGCCCCGCCCCTCGCCCCGCCGTCCTCCGCCCCACCCCGCGCCCCGCCCGCCGTACCGCCCTGCGCGCGGCACTGGGCGCGGCGGCGTGCACCGGACTGCTGGCAGGGGTCGCGACGGCCGACGTACGGCACGCGGACCGTGGCCCGGAGGGTGCGCTGAGGATCGCGACCGGCGAGCCCGACGGGTTCTACACGGCCTTCGGCCGGCTCCTCGCCGACCAGGTCACGACCGTCTACCCCCGGCTGTCCTGCGAGGTGGTCAACAGCGAGGGCAGCGTGGCCAACGTACGGCTGCTCCAGGCGCGCCGGGCCGAGGTGGCGCTGGCCCTGGCGGACATCGCGTGGGCCGCGTACGGCGGGACCGCGCCGTTCGCCCGGGGTATCCCGCTCCGCGCCATCGGCAGGGTCTACGAGAACTACGTACAGCTGGCCGTGCGCGCCGACGCGACCGTCCGCGGCGTCGCCGACCTGGCGGGGCGTACGGTCTCGCTGGGCGCGCCCGGATCCGGCGGCGCGGTGCTCGGCGACCGTCTGCTGCGCGCGGCGGGCCTGACCCCGGGCGCCGACGTGGAGGTCCGCCACCTGCTGATGCCGGGGGCGGCGCGCGCGATGCGGGAGGGGGCCATCGACGCCCTGCTGGTCGCGGGCGGTGTGCCGCTGCCCGTGCTCTCCGGTCTGGAGTCCCGGCCCGGTATCCGCCTCCTGCCGCTGGCCGACCTGCTGCCCCGGCTGCGCACCGGCCCGGGACGGACCGGCTCGGGTCTGGAGGCGGTGGCGGTGCCGGCCGGGGCGTACCGGGGAACGCCCGAGGTGGCCACCATCGGGGTGGCCAACCTGCTCCTGTGCCGTCCCGACCTGCCGGTGCCCGTCGCGGCCGCCCTCACCCGGGTCCTGGTCCGCCGAGCGACCCGCCTGGTCCCGACGACGGCCCTCGGCACCCAGTTCCTCGACGTCCGCAGCCTGATCTCCACCGGCGTGGTCCCCCTGCACCCCGGCGCGGTCGCCGCCTACCGCGAACTGCACGGCTGA
- a CDS encoding transglycosylase SLT domain-containing protein, with amino-acid sequence MSGNLVRGFAVASATAVTTVGAVAGVGQSGTGQAVADAGTTASGSTLLADIPMEGQARIQTASLNQQADAQSVAADTSARQTAAEAARVQAAKDAIAKQQEAQRKEAQQKEAKRKEAERKALRDAEDGQEEQQQAGGSSTESSGVTQQSSYSVADVQAIARQIVPGGQFTCFSNIVDHESDWNYKAVNPSSGAYGLVQAYPGSKMSSAGADWRTNPATQIKWGLNYMNERYGSPCDAWAFWQANGSY; translated from the coding sequence GTGAGCGGGAACTTAGTCCGGGGATTCGCGGTGGCCTCGGCCACCGCGGTCACCACGGTCGGTGCCGTCGCGGGAGTCGGCCAGAGCGGCACCGGCCAGGCCGTGGCCGACGCCGGGACGACGGCGAGCGGGTCGACCCTCCTCGCGGACATCCCCATGGAAGGCCAGGCCCGGATCCAGACGGCCTCGCTGAACCAACAGGCCGACGCGCAGTCCGTCGCCGCGGACACCAGCGCGAGGCAGACCGCGGCGGAGGCGGCCCGCGTGCAGGCCGCCAAGGACGCGATCGCCAAGCAGCAGGAGGCCCAGCGGAAGGAGGCCCAGCAGAAGGAGGCCAAGCGGAAGGAGGCCGAACGGAAGGCCCTGCGGGACGCCGAGGACGGCCAGGAGGAGCAGCAGCAGGCCGGAGGCTCGTCGACGGAGTCCTCCGGTGTCACGCAGCAGTCCTCGTACAGCGTCGCCGACGTCCAGGCCATCGCACGGCAGATCGTGCCCGGCGGCCAGTTCACGTGCTTCAGCAACATCGTGGATCACGAGTCCGACTGGAACTACAAGGCGGTCAATCCCTCGTCCGGGGCGTACGGCCTCGTCCAGGCGTATCCCGGCTCGAAGATGTCGTCCGCCGGGGCGGACTGGCGGACCAATCCGGCCACGCAGATCAAGTGGGGCCTGAACTACATGAACGAACGCTACGGCAGCCCCTGTGACGCATGGGCGTTCTGGCAGGCCAACGGCTCCTACTGA
- a CDS encoding amino acid transporter, protein MATTEHPPSTERPPSAGHPAAGRLRAWMLQGLSDMGKGGGPTGPHAEPEPPHKGQPWWRVMCLTGVDYFSTLGYQPGIAALAAGLLSPVATIVLVVVTLAGALPVYRRVAEESPRGEGSIAMLERLLSFWKGKLFVLTLLGFAATDFLITITLSAADASTHLVENPHLESALHGRQLLITLVLVALLGAVFLKGFLEAIGVAVALVGAYLALNVVVVVVGLWHVATEGHVVTDWSSALTAEHGNVFVMIGVALLVFPKLALGLSGFETGVAVMPHVKGDEGDTEEHPRGRIRDTKKLLTAAAVIMSVFLICTSFITTLLIPEKEFEPGGEANGRALAFLAHQYLGGVFGTVYDVSTIAILWFAGASAMAGLLNLMPRYLPRYGMAPHWARAVRPMVIVFTLVGFLVTWIFDADVDAQGGAYATGVLVLISSAAIAVTIAAREAGQRNWTIGFGVISAVFLYTTVLNVIERPDGVKIGACFIAGIILVSLLSRLARAFELRVTGVTLDPLAERFVRDMAHRRIRFIANEPDSRDEAEYRDKIEQIRADNDLSEREDFVFVEVTVTDPSEFEAGLTVRGEVLHHRYRVLALESSSVPNALAALLLHVRDATDRTPHIYFEWTEGNPFANFLRFLLFGQGEVAPVTREVLREAEPDRARRPRVHTG, encoded by the coding sequence ATGGCCACCACCGAGCACCCCCCTTCCACCGAACGCCCCCCTTCCGCCGGACACCCCGCTGCCGGCCGGCTGCGGGCCTGGATGCTTCAGGGACTGTCCGACATGGGCAAGGGCGGCGGCCCCACGGGCCCCCACGCGGAGCCCGAGCCGCCGCACAAGGGCCAGCCCTGGTGGCGGGTGATGTGCCTGACCGGCGTCGACTACTTCTCCACCCTCGGCTACCAGCCCGGCATCGCCGCCCTCGCCGCCGGTCTCCTCTCCCCGGTCGCGACCATCGTGCTCGTCGTCGTCACCCTGGCCGGCGCCCTGCCGGTCTACCGCCGGGTGGCCGAGGAGAGCCCGCGCGGTGAGGGCTCGATCGCGATGCTGGAGCGGCTGCTGTCGTTCTGGAAGGGCAAGCTGTTCGTCCTGACCCTGCTCGGCTTCGCCGCCACCGACTTCCTGATCACCATCACCCTGTCGGCGGCCGACGCCTCGACCCACCTGGTGGAGAACCCGCATCTGGAGAGCGCCCTGCACGGCCGGCAGCTGCTGATCACGCTCGTCCTGGTGGCGCTGCTCGGCGCGGTCTTCCTCAAGGGCTTCCTGGAGGCGATCGGCGTCGCCGTGGCCCTTGTGGGCGCCTACCTCGCGCTGAACGTCGTCGTCGTGGTCGTCGGCCTGTGGCACGTCGCCACCGAGGGACACGTGGTCACCGACTGGTCGAGCGCCCTGACCGCCGAGCACGGCAACGTCTTCGTGATGATCGGCGTCGCCCTGCTCGTCTTCCCCAAGCTCGCCCTCGGCCTCTCCGGCTTCGAGACCGGCGTCGCGGTCATGCCGCACGTCAAGGGCGACGAGGGTGACACGGAGGAGCACCCGCGGGGCCGTATCCGCGACACCAAGAAGCTGCTGACGGCCGCCGCCGTGATCATGAGCGTGTTCCTGATCTGCACCAGCTTCATCACCACCCTGCTCATCCCCGAGAAGGAGTTCGAGCCGGGCGGCGAGGCCAACGGCCGCGCGCTCGCCTTCCTCGCCCACCAGTACCTGGGCGGCGTCTTCGGCACGGTCTACGACGTCTCCACGATCGCCATCCTGTGGTTCGCGGGGGCCTCGGCCATGGCGGGCCTGCTGAACCTCATGCCGCGCTATCTGCCGCGCTACGGCATGGCCCCGCACTGGGCGCGGGCCGTCCGCCCCATGGTGATCGTCTTCACCCTCGTCGGCTTCCTGGTCACCTGGATCTTCGACGCGGACGTCGACGCGCAGGGCGGCGCGTACGCGACGGGCGTCCTGGTCCTGATCTCCTCGGCGGCGATCGCGGTGACGATAGCCGCCCGCGAGGCGGGTCAGCGCAACTGGACGATCGGCTTCGGCGTCATCTCGGCCGTCTTCCTCTACACCACCGTCCTGAACGTCATCGAACGCCCCGACGGTGTGAAGATCGGCGCCTGCTTCATCGCGGGCATCATCCTGGTCTCGCTCCTCTCCCGCCTGGCGCGCGCCTTCGAGCTGCGGGTGACCGGCGTGACGCTCGACCCGCTGGCGGAACGATTCGTCCGCGACATGGCCCACCGCAGGATCCGCTTCATCGCCAACGAGCCCGACAGCCGCGACGAGGCCGAGTACCGGGACAAGATCGAGCAGATCCGGGCCGACAACGACCTGTCGGAGCGGGAGGACTTCGTCTTCGTCGAGGTGACGGTGACGGACCCCTCGGAGTTCGAGGCGGGCCTGACGGTCCGGGGCGAGGTCCTCCACCACCGCTACCGCGTCCTCGCCCTGGAGTCCTCCTCCGTCCCCAACGCCCTGGCGGCCCTCCTGCTCCACGTCCGCGACGCGACGGACCGCACCCCGCACATCTACTTCGAGTGGACCGAGGGCAACCCCTTCGCCAACTTCCTGCGCTTCCTCCTCTTCGGCCAGGGCGAGGTCGCCCCGGTCACCCGGGAGGTCCTGCGGGAGGCGGAACCGGACCGCGCCCGCCGTCCCCGCGTCCACACGGGCTGA
- the kdpF gene encoding K(+)-transporting ATPase subunit F: MTAENVVGLVVAVSLLGYLVLALLFPERF, from the coding sequence GTGACCGCCGAGAACGTCGTCGGCCTCGTCGTGGCCGTCTCCCTGCTGGGCTACCTCGTCCTCGCCCTGCTCTTCCCCGAGAGGTTCTGA
- the kdpA gene encoding potassium-transporting ATPase subunit KdpA produces MGPVLAGVLQLLALVGALALAHLPLGTYMARVYSSDTHWRVEKWIYRGIGADPDTEMRWPAYLRGVLAFSAVGVLFLYLLQRLQGVLPGSLGFASIDPDQAFNTAVSFVTNTNWQSYYGEQAMGHVVQTAGLAVQNFVSAAVGIAVAVALVRGFALPHSRLRSSGGTPIRTGELGNFWADLVRGVTRVLLPGAFVAAIVLVACGALQNFSGIHEVGQFLGGPQQWNGGAVASQEAIKELGTNGGGYFNANSAHPFENPTPFTNLFEIFLILVIPFALTRTFGIMVGSVRQGYAILATMVTIWLGFTALMMWTEFAHHGPALQLAGGAYEGKEVRFGVGSSSIFAVATTLTSTGAVDSFHSSFTGLGGGITLLGMMLGEIAPGGTGSGLYGMLIMAVIAVFIAGLMVGRTPEYLGRKIGTREIKLAACYLLVTPTLVLVLAAAAMALPTPAHSMTNSGAHGFSEILYAYTSAANNNGSAFAGLNADTQWFNSTLGIAMLLGRFLPMVFVLALAGSLAEQRPVPVTAGTLRTEKPLFTGLLVGTILIITGLTYFPALALGPLAEGLAS; encoded by the coding sequence GTGGGTCCCGTACTCGCCGGCGTCCTCCAACTGCTCGCCCTCGTCGGCGCGCTGGCGCTCGCCCACCTCCCCCTGGGCACCTACATGGCCAGGGTCTACTCCTCCGACACGCACTGGCGGGTCGAGAAGTGGATCTACCGGGGCATCGGCGCCGACCCCGACACCGAGATGCGCTGGCCCGCCTATCTGCGCGGCGTCCTCGCGTTCTCGGCCGTCGGTGTCCTCTTCCTCTACCTCCTCCAGCGGCTCCAGGGCGTGCTGCCCGGCTCGCTGGGCTTCGCCTCCATCGACCCGGACCAGGCGTTCAACACCGCCGTCTCGTTCGTCACCAACACCAACTGGCAGTCGTACTACGGCGAACAGGCCATGGGGCACGTGGTGCAGACCGCCGGTCTCGCCGTGCAGAACTTCGTCTCGGCGGCCGTCGGCATCGCGGTCGCGGTGGCGCTCGTCCGCGGTTTCGCCCTCCCCCACTCTCGGCTTCGCTCTAGCGGGGGGACCCCCATCCGCACCGGTGAGCTGGGCAACTTCTGGGCGGACCTGGTGCGCGGGGTGACCCGCGTCCTGCTGCCGGGCGCGTTCGTCGCCGCGATCGTGCTGGTGGCGTGCGGCGCCCTCCAGAACTTCTCCGGGATCCACGAGGTCGGCCAGTTCCTGGGCGGCCCGCAGCAGTGGAACGGCGGCGCGGTCGCCTCGCAGGAGGCCATCAAGGAGCTGGGGACCAACGGCGGCGGCTACTTCAACGCCAACTCGGCCCATCCGTTCGAGAACCCGACGCCCTTCACCAACCTCTTCGAGATCTTCCTGATCCTGGTGATCCCGTTCGCCCTGACCCGCACGTTCGGGATCATGGTCGGCTCGGTCCGGCAGGGCTACGCGATCCTCGCCACCATGGTCACCATCTGGCTCGGCTTCACCGCCCTGATGATGTGGACCGAGTTCGCCCACCACGGCCCGGCGTTGCAGCTCGCGGGCGGGGCGTACGAGGGCAAGGAGGTCCGCTTCGGGGTCGGGTCCTCGTCGATCTTCGCGGTGGCGACCACCCTCACCTCGACCGGTGCCGTGGACTCCTTCCACTCCTCCTTCACCGGCCTCGGCGGCGGCATCACCCTGCTCGGCATGATGCTGGGCGAGATCGCGCCCGGCGGCACCGGCTCCGGCCTCTACGGCATGCTGATCATGGCGGTCATCGCGGTGTTCATCGCCGGGCTGATGGTCGGCCGCACCCCCGAGTACCTGGGCAGGAAGATCGGCACCCGCGAGATCAAACTCGCCGCCTGCTACCTCCTCGTCACCCCGACCCTGGTGCTCGTCCTGGCCGCCGCCGCGATGGCCCTGCCCACCCCGGCGCACTCGATGACCAACAGCGGCGCGCACGGCTTCTCCGAGATCCTCTACGCCTACACGTCCGCCGCCAACAACAACGGCTCGGCCTTCGCCGGGCTCAACGCCGACACGCAGTGGTTCAACAGCACGCTCGGCATCGCGATGCTGCTCGGCCGCTTCCTGCCCATGGTCTTCGTCCTCGCGCTCGCCGGTTCGCTCGCCGAGCAGCGGCCGGTGCCCGTCACCGCGGGCACCCTGCGCACCGAAAAGCCCCTGTTCACCGGGTTGTTGGTGGGCACGATCCTGATCATCACCGGTCTGACGTACTTCCCGGCGCTCGCGCTGGGCCCGCTGGCCGAGGGGCTGGCGTCATGA